A single window of Achromobacter xylosoxidans DNA harbors:
- the pstC gene encoding phosphate ABC transporter permease subunit PstC translates to MSAVMDNSVPLPPSVADSVTTGTPSPMKQNKNALMDALFKNLTRLFAFLVFILLAAILVSLIYGSRESLAKYGLSFLWLNDWDPVKQNYGAVVPIIGTLLTSAIALIIAVPVSFGIAIFLTELSPTWLRRPLGTAVEMLAAIPSIIYGMWGLFVFVPVFQQYVQPFLIATLGSVPIIGGIFAGPPFGIGIFTAGLILSIMIIPFIAAVMRDVFELVPAMLKESAYGLGSTTWEVMWRVVLPFTKSGVIGGIMLGLGRALGETMAVTFVIGNAFKWSGSLFSPGNSIASALANEFNEAGGIQKSALLELGLILFLITTIVLALAKMLLVRLSAGEGKRT, encoded by the coding sequence ATGAGCGCGGTAATGGATAATAGTGTGCCGCTTCCGCCCAGCGTGGCGGACTCCGTGACTACCGGCACGCCTTCGCCTATGAAGCAAAACAAAAACGCGCTGATGGATGCGCTGTTCAAGAACCTGACCCGCCTGTTCGCCTTCCTGGTGTTCATCCTGCTGGCGGCGATCCTCGTTTCCCTGATCTATGGCAGCCGCGAATCGCTGGCCAAGTACGGCCTGTCGTTCCTGTGGCTCAACGATTGGGACCCCGTCAAGCAGAACTATGGCGCGGTGGTGCCCATCATCGGCACGCTGCTGACCTCGGCCATTGCCCTGATCATCGCGGTGCCGGTGTCGTTCGGCATCGCCATCTTCCTGACCGAACTGTCGCCGACCTGGCTGCGCCGCCCGCTGGGCACCGCGGTCGAGATGCTGGCGGCGATTCCGTCGATCATCTACGGCATGTGGGGCCTGTTCGTCTTCGTGCCGGTGTTCCAGCAATACGTGCAGCCTTTCCTGATCGCCACGCTGGGCAGTGTGCCCATCATCGGCGGCATCTTCGCGGGACCGCCATTCGGCATCGGCATCTTCACCGCCGGGCTGATCCTGTCGATCATGATCATCCCGTTCATCGCCGCGGTGATGCGCGACGTGTTCGAACTGGTGCCCGCCATGCTGAAGGAATCGGCCTACGGCCTGGGCAGCACGACCTGGGAAGTGATGTGGCGCGTGGTGCTGCCGTTCACCAAGTCGGGCGTCATCGGCGGCATCATGCTGGGCCTGGGGCGCGCGCTGGGCGAGACCATGGCGGTGACCTTCGTGATCGGCAACGCCTTCAAGTGGTCCGGTTCGCTGTTCTCCCCGGGCAACTCGATCGCCTCGGCCCTGGCCAACGAATTCAATGAAGCCGGCGGCATCCAGAAGTCGGCGTTGCTGGAACTGGGCCTGATCCTGTTCCTGATCACCACGATCGTGCTGGCGCTTGCCAAGATGCTGCTGGTCCGCCTGTCGGCCGGTGAAGGCAAGCGTACCTGA
- the pstS gene encoding phosphate ABC transporter substrate-binding protein PstS, producing MFKRVFKQVSLGVALSAAVFAVQAADVTGAGASFPYPIYAKWASDYKAATNNAVNYQSIGSGGGQQQIIAKTVDFGASDDPMKAADLEKNGLLQFPAVIGGTVAVVNIDGIEPGKLKLSGKVLGDIFLGKIKKWDDAAIKALNPDLKLPSADIIVVHRSDGSGTTFGWTNYLSKVSPEWKEQVGEGKAVKWPVGQGGKGNEGVAAYVGQLKNSIGYVEYAYAKQNKLAWTQLQNKAGKFVQPEQKAFAAAAANADWKSAPGMGVVLTDEPGADSWPVTAATFILVHKSQDKPVQGKAVLDFFDWAFKNGAKSAEAMDYVPLPEAVTKEIRAAWGEVKSADGKAVWK from the coding sequence ATGTTCAAACGTGTCTTCAAACAAGTTTCCCTGGGCGTCGCGCTGAGCGCCGCCGTTTTCGCCGTCCAGGCCGCCGATGTGACCGGCGCCGGCGCTTCGTTCCCGTACCCGATCTACGCCAAGTGGGCGTCGGACTACAAGGCTGCCACCAACAACGCCGTGAACTACCAGTCGATCGGTTCGGGCGGCGGTCAGCAACAGATCATCGCCAAGACCGTCGATTTCGGCGCCTCGGACGATCCCATGAAGGCCGCCGACCTGGAAAAGAATGGTCTGCTGCAGTTCCCGGCCGTCATCGGCGGCACCGTGGCCGTGGTGAACATCGACGGCATCGAGCCGGGCAAGCTGAAGCTGTCGGGCAAGGTCCTGGGCGACATCTTCCTGGGCAAGATCAAGAAGTGGGACGACGCCGCCATCAAGGCGCTGAACCCCGACCTGAAGCTGCCGTCGGCCGACATCATCGTCGTGCACCGTTCGGACGGTTCGGGCACCACCTTCGGCTGGACCAACTACCTGTCCAAGGTGTCGCCGGAATGGAAGGAACAAGTCGGCGAAGGCAAGGCCGTCAAGTGGCCCGTGGGCCAGGGTGGCAAGGGCAACGAAGGCGTCGCTGCCTACGTCGGCCAGTTGAAGAACTCGATCGGCTACGTCGAATACGCCTACGCCAAGCAGAACAAGCTGGCCTGGACCCAACTGCAGAACAAGGCCGGCAAGTTCGTCCAGCCGGAACAGAAGGCCTTCGCCGCCGCTGCCGCGAACGCCGACTGGAAGAGCGCGCCTGGCATGGGCGTGGTGCTGACCGACGAGCCGGGCGCCGATTCGTGGCCCGTCACCGCCGCCACCTTCATTCTGGTCCACAAGTCGCAGGACAAGCCGGTGCAAGGCAAGGCCGTGCTGGACTTCTTCGACTGGGCCTTCAAGAACGGCGCCAAGTCGGCTGAAGCCATGGACTACGTGCCGCTGCCGGAAGCCGTCACCAAGGAAATCCGCGCCGCCTGGGGCGAGGTCAAGTCCGCCGACGGCAAGGCCGTCTGGAAGTAA
- the ppk1 gene encoding polyphosphate kinase 1, producing the protein MTTRPPAEPLLLNRELSLLKFNERVLAMAENPGTPLLERLRYVCIVSSNLDEFFEIRISSLKEQQRQSPNLVGPDGMTPDQAFENVQQAVHELVGRQYALLNDAILPALQAEGIALHHASEWNAEQQEWAREVFNRDVMPLLTPIGLDPAHPFPRVYNKSLNFIVSLSGADAFGRQASIAVVQAPRALPRLIKMPQELSGHPEGYILLTSLLRAFVGELFPGLEMLGCYQWRVTRNSDLFVDEEEVTNLRHALQGELSQRNFGAAVRLEIDKLTPVELETFLQREFSLKPEDTYRVPGPVNLSRLMQLCNSPNRPDLLFPDYRAPVPAPFDRVGDKPAELFEAVAEQDRLLHHPYQSFQPVIDFLTAAALDPDVMAIKQTIYRTGEDSELMKILLAAARAGKEVTVVVELMARFDEQTNINWASKLEEVGAHVVYGVVAHKTHAKMAVVLRREKGRLRRYAHLGTGNYHPRTARLYTDFGLLTADPKLCEDMDKVFAQLTGLGARRALKSLMQSPFTMHDGMVALIRAEARAAKAGQRARIMAKMNSLLEEQIIEELYKASQAGVKIDLIVRGVCALRAGVPGLSENIRVRSIVGRFLEHSRVFYFYADGAETVYLSSADWMDRNFFRRVEIAFPIYDKTLKKRVIDEAFTFALRDNQLAWQQQADGDYVRVRSRREPFNLHQYLMQKLGV; encoded by the coding sequence ATGACCACTCGCCCGCCCGCCGAGCCGCTGCTGCTGAACCGTGAATTGTCGCTGCTCAAATTCAACGAGCGCGTGCTGGCGATGGCGGAAAATCCCGGCACGCCCCTGCTCGAACGGCTGCGCTACGTGTGTATCGTCAGTTCCAACCTGGACGAGTTCTTCGAGATCCGGATCTCCAGCCTGAAAGAGCAGCAGCGCCAGTCGCCCAACCTGGTGGGGCCGGACGGCATGACGCCCGACCAGGCGTTCGAGAACGTCCAGCAGGCGGTGCACGAGCTGGTGGGGCGCCAGTATGCGTTGCTCAACGACGCCATCCTGCCGGCGCTGCAGGCCGAGGGCATCGCGCTGCATCATGCGTCGGAATGGAATGCCGAGCAGCAGGAATGGGCGCGCGAGGTCTTCAACCGCGACGTCATGCCGCTGCTGACCCCGATCGGGCTGGACCCGGCGCACCCGTTTCCGCGGGTCTACAACAAGAGCCTGAACTTCATCGTTTCCCTGTCCGGCGCCGACGCCTTCGGCCGCCAGGCCTCTATCGCCGTGGTGCAGGCGCCGCGCGCGCTGCCGCGCCTGATCAAGATGCCGCAGGAGCTGTCCGGCCATCCGGAAGGCTACATCCTGCTGACCTCGTTGCTGCGCGCCTTCGTCGGCGAGCTGTTTCCGGGCCTGGAAATGCTGGGCTGCTACCAGTGGCGGGTGACGCGTAACAGCGACCTGTTCGTGGACGAGGAAGAAGTCACCAATCTGCGCCACGCCTTGCAGGGCGAGCTGTCGCAGCGCAACTTCGGCGCGGCGGTGCGGCTGGAGATCGACAAGCTGACCCCGGTCGAGCTGGAAACCTTCCTGCAGCGCGAATTCTCGCTCAAGCCCGAGGACACCTACCGCGTGCCGGGGCCGGTGAACCTGTCGCGCCTGATGCAGCTGTGCAATTCGCCCAACCGGCCCGACCTGCTGTTCCCCGACTACCGCGCGCCGGTGCCGGCGCCGTTCGACCGCGTCGGTGACAAGCCGGCCGAGCTGTTCGAGGCCGTGGCCGAGCAGGACCGCCTGCTGCACCACCCCTATCAGTCGTTCCAGCCCGTCATCGATTTCCTGACCGCCGCCGCGCTGGATCCGGACGTGATGGCCATCAAGCAGACCATCTACCGCACCGGCGAGGATTCCGAGCTGATGAAGATCCTGCTGGCCGCCGCGCGCGCCGGCAAGGAAGTGACGGTGGTGGTAGAGCTGATGGCGCGTTTCGACGAACAGACCAACATCAACTGGGCCTCCAAGCTGGAAGAGGTGGGGGCGCACGTGGTCTACGGCGTGGTCGCGCACAAGACCCACGCCAAGATGGCGGTGGTGCTGCGGCGCGAAAAGGGCCGCCTGCGCCGTTATGCCCACCTGGGCACCGGCAACTACCATCCGCGCACGGCGCGCCTGTATACCGATTTCGGCCTGCTGACCGCCGATCCGAAGCTGTGCGAGGACATGGACAAGGTGTTTGCGCAGCTGACCGGCCTGGGCGCGCGCCGCGCGCTCAAGTCGCTGATGCAGTCGCCCTTCACCATGCACGACGGCATGGTGGCGCTGATCCGCGCCGAGGCGCGCGCCGCCAAGGCGGGCCAGCGCGCCCGCATCATGGCCAAGATGAACTCGCTGCTGGAAGAGCAGATCATCGAGGAACTCTACAAGGCCAGCCAGGCCGGCGTGAAGATCGACCTGATCGTGCGCGGCGTCTGCGCGCTGCGCGCGGGGGTGCCGGGGCTGTCGGAAAACATCCGGGTGCGTTCCATCGTCGGCCGCTTCCTGGAGCACTCGCGCGTCTTCTATTTCTATGCCGACGGCGCCGAGACGGTGTATCTGTCCTCGGCCGACTGGATGGACCGCAACTTCTTCCGCCGCGTCGAAATCGCCTTCCCGATCTACGACAAGACCCTCAAGAAACGCGTCATCGACGAGGCCTTCACCTTCGCCCTGCGCGACAACCAGCTCGCCTGGCAACAACAGGCCGACGGCGACTACGTCCGCGTCCGCAGCCGCCGCGAACCCTTCAATCTGCACCAATACCTGATGCAGAAACTGGGCGTGTAA
- the ppx gene encoding exopolyphosphatase produces the protein MDQLLAAVDLGSNSFRLSIGRIVQQDGTPQIYQIDRLKETVRLAAGLDAEKRLGDDAIERAIAVLERFGDRLRSFHPNRVRAVATNTFRVARNTRDFLPRAEAALGFPIEVIAGREEARLIFSGVVHTLPPSPNKRLVIDIGGGSTEVIIGKGHEPGLMSSLYMGCVSYSRQFFSDGIVDAHQMKQAELAARREIEVIAKQYRKTGWKEAYGSSGTAKALFAILTEGGMSDRGITRAGLSKLKDRIVRAGRVIPSELPGIKVERADVLPGGLAIMSALFDELGIDVMHTGDGALRLGVLYDLLGRDDEHDKRDESVRQFVKRYHVDVNQARRVRHAALSLFDAMMPEGAERTELRAALGWAADLHEVGLSIAHNAYHKHTAYVLENADMPGFSRADQQLLALLALGHQGKLGKLEPLVRNRAQWMAILSLRLAVLLFRRRGEIEPLPLTASMRNDSIVVRVNRDWLAQHPLSDFTLRAEEAEWSKVGFSFELLEF, from the coding sequence ATGGATCAACTTCTGGCCGCCGTGGACCTCGGGTCCAACAGCTTCCGCCTCTCCATCGGACGCATCGTTCAGCAGGACGGTACGCCCCAGATCTACCAGATCGACCGCCTCAAGGAAACCGTCCGGCTCGCCGCCGGGCTGGACGCCGAAAAACGCCTGGGCGACGACGCCATCGAGCGCGCCATCGCCGTCCTCGAACGTTTCGGCGATCGCCTGCGCAGTTTCCATCCCAACCGCGTGCGCGCGGTGGCGACCAACACCTTCCGGGTCGCGCGCAACACCCGCGATTTCCTGCCCCGGGCCGAGGCTGCCCTGGGCTTTCCCATCGAAGTCATCGCCGGACGCGAAGAGGCCCGCCTGATCTTCTCGGGCGTGGTCCATACCCTGCCCCCTTCGCCCAACAAGCGCCTGGTGATCGACATCGGCGGCGGCTCCACCGAGGTCATCATCGGCAAGGGCCACGAGCCCGGCCTGATGTCGTCCCTGTATATGGGCTGCGTCAGCTACAGCCGGCAGTTCTTCTCGGATGGCATCGTCGACGCCCACCAGATGAAGCAGGCCGAACTGGCCGCCCGGCGCGAGATCGAAGTCATCGCCAAGCAGTACCGCAAGACGGGCTGGAAGGAAGCCTACGGCTCGTCCGGCACCGCCAAGGCACTGTTCGCCATCCTCACCGAAGGCGGCATGTCCGACCGCGGCATCACCCGCGCCGGCCTGAGCAAGCTGAAGGACCGCATCGTGCGCGCCGGCCGCGTCATCCCGTCGGAACTGCCCGGCATCAAGGTCGAGCGCGCCGACGTGCTGCCGGGCGGGCTGGCCATCATGAGCGCGCTGTTCGACGAGCTTGGCATCGACGTCATGCACACGGGCGACGGCGCCCTGCGCCTGGGCGTGCTGTACGACCTGCTCGGCCGCGACGACGAACACGACAAGCGCGACGAATCGGTGCGCCAGTTCGTGAAGCGCTACCACGTCGACGTCAACCAGGCCCGGCGCGTGCGCCACGCCGCGCTCAGCCTGTTCGACGCGATGATGCCCGAAGGCGCCGAACGCACCGAATTGCGCGCGGCCCTGGGCTGGGCCGCCGACCTGCACGAAGTCGGGCTGTCGATCGCCCACAACGCCTATCACAAGCACACTGCCTACGTGCTTGAAAACGCCGACATGCCGGGCTTTTCCCGCGCCGACCAGCAGTTGCTGGCGCTGCTGGCGCTGGGCCACCAAGGCAAGCTGGGCAAGCTGGAACCGCTGGTGCGCAACCGCGCCCAATGGATGGCCATCCTGAGCCTGCGGCTGGCCGTGCTGCTGTTCCGCCGCCGTGGTGAAATCGAACCGCTGCCCCTGACCGCGTCCATGCGCAACGATTCCATCGTGGTGCGCGTGAACCGTGACTGGCTGGCGCAACACCCGCTCAGCGACTTCACGCTGCGGGCGGAAGAAGCGGAATGGTCGAAGGTCGGCTTCTCGTTCGAGCTGCTCGAGTTCTGA
- a CDS encoding GNAT family N-acetyltransferase: protein MLELARINPSRNAAEPWTGAAPRVLVVGLARTAEEIEQIQRLRYDVFTEDMGAVFPDAQDGIEHDRFDPFCEHLMVRELDTGRVVGTYRILTPEKAREAGGYYSQSEFDLSGLGAIRDELVEVGRSCTHADYRNGAVIMLLWSGLAEYLRRGGYQYVLGCASVSLRDDGVTAAEVWRTISKQLPKEGEPQVTPLHRYPVEKLNSTLPARVPPLIKGYLKLGATVCGEPAWDPDFNAADFPVLLKMDGMDERYRRHFGLDQPATVGQR, encoded by the coding sequence ATGCTGGAACTAGCACGCATCAACCCAAGCCGTAATGCCGCAGAACCATGGACGGGCGCCGCCCCCCGGGTGCTGGTGGTCGGCCTGGCGCGCACGGCCGAGGAAATCGAACAGATCCAGCGCCTGCGCTACGACGTCTTCACCGAAGACATGGGTGCGGTCTTCCCGGATGCCCAGGACGGAATCGAGCACGACCGCTTCGATCCTTTCTGCGAGCACCTGATGGTGCGCGAGCTCGACACCGGCCGCGTCGTGGGCACCTACCGCATCCTTACGCCCGAAAAGGCGCGCGAGGCGGGCGGCTACTACTCGCAGTCCGAATTCGACCTGTCGGGGCTGGGCGCCATCCGCGACGAGCTGGTGGAAGTGGGGCGTTCGTGCACCCACGCCGACTACCGCAACGGCGCGGTCATCATGCTGTTGTGGTCGGGCCTGGCGGAATACCTGCGCCGCGGCGGCTACCAATACGTGCTCGGTTGCGCCAGCGTCAGCCTGCGCGACGATGGCGTCACGGCGGCCGAAGTGTGGCGCACCATTTCCAAGCAGCTGCCGAAAGAGGGCGAGCCGCAGGTCACGCCCTTGCATCGCTACCCCGTGGAAAAGCTCAACAGCACGCTGCCGGCGCGCGTGCCGCCGCTGATCAAGGGATACCTGAAACTGGGCGCCACGGTTTGCGGCGAACCGGCCTGGGATCCCGATTTCAATGCGGCCGATTTTCCGGTGCTGCTGAAGATGGACGGCATGGACGAGCGCTACCGCCGCCATTTCGGCCTGGATCAACCCGCGACCGTCGGCCAGCGCTGA
- the glmM gene encoding phosphoglucosamine mutase, with protein sequence MIRRKYFGTDGVRGEVGGAVINAEFALRLGYAAGRVLAREHAVRGGSRPQVVIGKDTRISGYMLESALEAGLSAAGIDVLLAGPIPTPAVAYLTRALRLVAGIVISASHNPYQDNGIKFFSAQGMKLPDEIEAAIEIALDEPLGCVSSEGLGRARRMSDSQGRYIEFCKSTFPNDLDLNGMTIVVDAAHGAAYNIAPHVFRELGAEVHAIGVHPDGFNINKGVGALHPELLAKEVKARGAQLGIALDGDADRLQMVDGDGRIYNGDELLYAILRERMQRGKVDGVVGTLMTNFGFERELQRLGVGFERANVGDRYVLEQMQARGWLYGGESSGHLLCLDCHSTGDGIVAALQVLTALRRNHVSMADWVKDLRMYPQKMINVPLTPGQDWKTHPGLTAARRAVEEELAGRGRILIRASGTEPKLRLMVEAEDEALAVASAEKLAASLG encoded by the coding sequence ATGATTCGACGCAAGTATTTTGGTACCGATGGTGTGCGCGGCGAAGTCGGCGGCGCGGTGATCAACGCCGAATTCGCCCTGCGCCTGGGCTACGCCGCCGGCCGCGTGCTGGCTCGCGAGCACGCGGTGCGTGGCGGCAGCCGCCCGCAGGTGGTGATCGGCAAGGACACCCGCATTTCCGGCTACATGCTGGAATCGGCGCTGGAAGCCGGGCTGTCGGCCGCGGGCATCGACGTGCTGCTGGCCGGCCCGATTCCCACGCCCGCGGTCGCCTACCTGACCCGCGCGCTGCGCCTGGTCGCCGGCATCGTCATCAGCGCCTCGCACAATCCCTACCAGGACAACGGCATCAAGTTCTTCTCGGCCCAGGGCATGAAGCTGCCCGACGAGATCGAGGCCGCCATCGAGATCGCCCTGGACGAACCGCTGGGCTGCGTCAGCTCCGAAGGCCTGGGGCGCGCGCGTCGCATGTCGGATTCCCAGGGCCGCTACATTGAATTCTGCAAGAGCACCTTCCCCAACGATCTGGACCTGAACGGCATGACGATCGTGGTGGACGCGGCCCACGGCGCGGCCTACAACATCGCGCCGCACGTGTTCCGCGAACTGGGCGCCGAAGTGCACGCCATCGGGGTGCATCCCGACGGTTTCAACATCAACAAGGGCGTGGGCGCGCTGCACCCCGAACTGCTGGCCAAGGAAGTGAAGGCGCGCGGCGCCCAACTGGGCATCGCGCTGGACGGCGATGCCGACCGCCTGCAGATGGTGGATGGCGACGGCCGCATCTACAACGGCGACGAATTGCTCTACGCGATCCTGCGCGAGCGTATGCAGCGCGGCAAGGTGGATGGCGTGGTCGGCACGCTGATGACCAACTTCGGCTTCGAGCGCGAATTGCAACGCCTGGGCGTGGGTTTCGAGCGCGCCAACGTGGGCGACCGCTACGTGCTGGAGCAGATGCAGGCGCGCGGCTGGCTGTATGGCGGCGAAAGCTCGGGCCACCTCCTGTGCCTGGACTGCCATTCGACTGGCGACGGCATCGTGGCGGCGCTGCAGGTGCTGACGGCGTTGCGTCGCAACCATGTGTCGATGGCCGATTGGGTCAAGGATCTGCGCATGTACCCGCAGAAGATGATCAACGTGCCGTTGACGCCGGGCCAGGATTGGAAAACCCACCCCGGCCTGACGGCGGCGCGCCGGGCGGTCGAGGAGGAACTGGCGGGCCGCGGGCGCATCCTGATCCGCGCCTCCGGCACCGAGCCCAAGCTGCGGCTGATGGTCGAGGCCGAGGACGAGGCCCTGGCCGTGGCCAGCGCCGAGAAGCTGGCGGCCAGCCTGGGGTAG
- the folP gene encoding dihydropteroate synthase translates to MANNFLCGRFEFDLERPLVMGIVNVTPDSFSDGGQHDDTDSAVAHARRLIEEGARILDLGGESTRPGAEPVSVADELARLLPVIEALRDCGVPLSIDTFKPEVMRAVLDAGADMINDIYGFRQPGAIEAVAQSRCGLCVMHMKGEPRTMQATPPEYSDLIGEIGLFLGSRAQKLRAAWVDPRRIVLDPGFGFGKTADQNFQLLRRLSSLRSGGYPLLIGLSRKNMIGQATGRPVGDRLPGSIAAALACVARGASIVRVHDVAATVDALKVWQAAEQGAITS, encoded by the coding sequence ATGGCGAATAACTTCCTTTGCGGGCGCTTCGAGTTCGATCTCGAGCGCCCGCTTGTCATGGGTATCGTCAATGTCACGCCGGACTCGTTTTCCGACGGCGGCCAGCACGACGATACCGATTCCGCGGTGGCGCATGCGCGCCGCTTGATTGAAGAGGGCGCGCGGATCCTGGACCTGGGCGGCGAGTCGACGCGGCCGGGCGCCGAACCGGTGTCGGTCGCCGACGAACTGGCGCGCCTGCTGCCGGTGATCGAGGCGCTGCGCGATTGCGGCGTGCCGCTGTCCATCGACACCTTCAAGCCCGAAGTCATGCGCGCCGTGCTCGACGCCGGCGCCGACATGATCAACGACATCTACGGGTTCAGGCAGCCGGGCGCCATCGAGGCGGTGGCGCAATCGCGCTGCGGATTGTGCGTCATGCACATGAAAGGTGAGCCGCGCACCATGCAGGCGACGCCGCCCGAATATTCCGACCTGATCGGCGAAATCGGACTCTTCCTGGGATCGCGGGCGCAAAAGCTGCGCGCCGCCTGGGTCGATCCCCGACGCATCGTGCTGGACCCCGGTTTCGGGTTCGGCAAGACCGCCGACCAGAATTTCCAATTGCTGCGCCGGCTGTCCAGCCTGCGCAGCGGCGGTTATCCATTGCTGATCGGCCTGTCGCGCAAGAACATGATCGGCCAGGCCACCGGCCGGCCGGTCGGCGACCGGCTGCCCGGCAGCATTGCCGCCGCCCTGGCCTGCGTGGCCCGTGGCGCCTCCATCGTGCGGGTGCACGACGTGGCGGCCACGGTCGACGCGCTCAAGGTCTGGCAGGCGGCTGAACAAGGAGCAATCACTTCATGA
- the ftsH gene encoding ATP-dependent zinc metalloprotease FtsH translates to MNNSFSKVAVWMVIALVLFTVFKQFDGRAQTQDGVTYTQFMDDAKAGRIRKVDVQGGPGGDVLYVTPDAGRAYTLTSPGDLWMVSDLLKYGVQVSGKPREEQSLLMSIFVSWFPMLLLIGVWVFFMRQMQGGGRGGAFSFGKSRARMLDENTNQITFADVAGCDEAKEDVQELVDFLRDPSKFQKLGGRIPRGVLMVGSPGTGKTLLAKAIAGEAKVPFFSISGSDFVEMFVGVGAARVRDMFENAKKHAPCIIFIDEIDAVGRQRGAGLGGGNDEREQTLNQMLVEMDGFESGQGVIVIAATNRPDVLDPALLRPGRFDRQVVVPLPDIRGREQILKVHMRKVPLSPNVDATILARGTPGFSGADLANLVNEAALFAARRNGRTVDMSDFEKAKDKIIMGAERRSIVMPEEERKNTAYHESGHAIVARMLPKTDPVHKVTIIPRGRALGVTMQLPETDRYSMDKSRLLSTIAVLFGGRIAEEIFMNQMTTGASNDFERATAIARDIVTRYGMTDELGPMVYAENEGEVFLGRSVTKTTHMSEATMQKVDSEIRRIIDEQYGVARKILEDNRDKVEVMTAALLEWETIDADQIDDIIEGRPPRPPKTPQGPSDTSDTPPTGLAAGGNTAAAV, encoded by the coding sequence TTGAATAATTCATTTTCGAAAGTCGCCGTCTGGATGGTGATAGCCCTGGTGCTATTCACGGTCTTCAAGCAGTTCGACGGACGCGCGCAGACCCAGGACGGCGTGACCTACACGCAGTTCATGGACGACGCCAAGGCGGGCCGTATCCGCAAGGTGGACGTGCAAGGCGGCCCTGGTGGCGACGTGCTCTACGTCACGCCGGACGCGGGCCGCGCCTACACGCTGACCTCGCCGGGCGACCTGTGGATGGTCTCCGACCTGCTCAAGTACGGCGTGCAGGTGTCGGGCAAGCCGCGCGAAGAGCAGTCGCTGCTGATGAGCATCTTCGTGTCCTGGTTCCCCATGCTGCTGCTGATCGGCGTGTGGGTGTTCTTCATGCGCCAGATGCAGGGCGGCGGCAGGGGCGGCGCGTTCAGCTTCGGCAAGTCGCGCGCCCGCATGCTCGACGAGAACACCAACCAGATCACCTTTGCCGACGTCGCCGGCTGCGATGAGGCCAAGGAAGACGTCCAGGAACTGGTCGACTTCCTGCGCGACCCCAGCAAGTTCCAGAAGCTGGGCGGCCGCATCCCGCGCGGCGTGCTGATGGTCGGCTCGCCCGGCACCGGCAAGACGCTGCTGGCCAAGGCCATCGCCGGCGAAGCCAAGGTGCCGTTCTTCAGCATCTCCGGTTCGGACTTCGTTGAAATGTTCGTCGGCGTGGGCGCGGCCCGCGTGCGCGACATGTTCGAGAACGCCAAGAAGCACGCGCCCTGCATCATCTTCATCGACGAAATCGACGCCGTCGGCCGCCAGCGTGGCGCCGGCCTGGGCGGCGGCAACGACGAACGCGAGCAGACGCTGAACCAGATGCTGGTGGAAATGGACGGCTTCGAGTCGGGCCAGGGCGTCATCGTGATCGCCGCCACCAACCGTCCCGACGTGCTGGATCCGGCGCTGCTGCGTCCGGGCCGCTTCGACCGCCAGGTCGTGGTGCCGCTGCCCGACATCCGCGGCCGCGAGCAGATCCTGAAGGTCCACATGCGCAAGGTGCCGCTGTCGCCCAACGTCGACGCGACCATCCTGGCGCGCGGCACCCCGGGCTTCTCGGGCGCCGACCTGGCTAACCTGGTCAACGAGGCCGCGCTGTTCGCCGCGCGCCGCAATGGCCGCACGGTCGACATGTCGGACTTCGAAAAGGCCAAGGACAAGATCATCATGGGCGCCGAACGCCGCTCGATCGTCATGCCCGAAGAGGAACGCAAGAACACCGCGTACCACGAGTCCGGCCACGCCATCGTCGCGCGCATGCTGCCCAAGACCGACCCGGTCCACAAGGTCACCATCATCCCGCGCGGCCGCGCGCTGGGCGTGACGATGCAGTTGCCCGAGACCGATCGCTACAGCATGGACAAGAGCCGCCTGCTGTCGACCATCGCGGTGCTGTTCGGCGGCCGTATCGCCGAAGAGATCTTCATGAACCAGATGACCACCGGCGCCTCGAACGACTTCGAACGCGCCACGGCCATCGCCCGCGACATCGTCACGCGCTACGGCATGACCGACGAACTGGGCCCGATGGTCTACGCCGAGAACGAAGGCGAGGTCTTCCTGGGCCGCAGCGTGACCAAGACCACGCACATGTCCGAAGCCACCATGCAGAAGGTGGATTCCGAGATCCGCCGCATCATCGACGAGCAGTACGGTGTCGCGCGCAAGATCCTGGAAGACAACCGCGACAAGGTCGAAGTCATGACCGCCGCGCTGCTCGAATGGGAAACCATCGACGCCGACCAGATCGACGACATCATCGAGGGCCGCCCGCCGCGTCCCCCGAAGACGCCGCAGGGTCCGTCGGACACGTCGGACACGCCTCCGACCGGCCTGGCCGCCGGCGGCAACACGGCAGCCGCGGTCTGA